The Deltaproteobacteria bacterium genome includes a window with the following:
- a CDS encoding PTS sugar transporter subunit IIA, which translates to MLNELINEAQTHTKVLDLHHAGPFFTLAIIIIVGMSCGFITKRLRLPSMTGQIIGGIIIGRAGFDLFGVEPLHSLAPITDFAMGLIAVTIGGHLTWHRLRNAGHRLVLLFLCEAIVTPLIVLTVFLILGLPWTHGFLFAAVAIATAPATIVALVKETRARGTFVKTLIAAVALNNLACIIMFEIARVFAATRAEGSTFANGLSRAALGLFAAILIGASIGVAMHLVAARTLGRERLATAATISLLLAVGLANFLAISPLLTCLSLGFVQTNLTPEKTRLLDSMFEDFEPGILAVFFTLAGMHIVLDQASIVVTLALLYFLTRLLGKLLSARLAMKLARSTKAIRRYLGPALIPQAGVAVGLVVILQEDPTFASISGLFGAVVLMAVTINELVGPVMTRWSLAKSGDIGQDRSRLLDFLQEENIITNLNAANMAEAIERLVALLVRSHRLIKVDEKELRKMVMMREAEVSTCIGGGLAIPHGELAGCKQMYGVMGLSSKGMAIETPDGEPIHCIVLLATPPDQRRRHLEVLAAIAQTIGFDPEIKQRLFHAKSPAHAHEILHDSDALSFNYYLDEENDQAMASNHAS; encoded by the coding sequence ATGCTCAATGAGCTAATCAATGAAGCCCAGACTCATACCAAGGTGCTAGACCTTCATCATGCCGGACCATTTTTTACCCTAGCAATCATTATCATTGTAGGTATGTCTTGCGGCTTTATCACCAAACGCTTGCGCCTTCCGAGTATGACCGGGCAAATCATTGGCGGTATTATCATCGGTCGAGCTGGGTTTGATTTATTCGGTGTCGAGCCTTTGCACTCGCTCGCCCCGATTACCGATTTTGCCATGGGCTTGATCGCTGTTACTATTGGCGGGCACTTAACCTGGCATCGTTTACGTAATGCTGGCCATCGCTTGGTTTTATTATTTCTTTGCGAAGCTATTGTAACTCCACTTATCGTTCTCACCGTATTCTTAATACTCGGTCTGCCCTGGACTCACGGTTTTTTGTTTGCAGCCGTAGCCATTGCTACCGCGCCAGCTACAATTGTTGCTTTAGTTAAAGAAACACGCGCACGTGGCACTTTTGTTAAGACCCTAATCGCCGCCGTCGCCTTAAATAACCTAGCTTGCATAATTATGTTTGAAATTGCGCGAGTCTTTGCCGCAACTAGAGCAGAAGGGTCTACCTTTGCTAACGGACTATCGCGCGCAGCATTAGGTTTGTTTGCTGCAATATTAATCGGTGCCAGTATTGGTGTGGCTATGCATCTAGTAGCTGCTCGAACCCTTGGCCGTGAGCGTTTAGCTACTGCAGCTACTATTTCATTATTATTAGCTGTGGGGCTTGCCAACTTTTTAGCAATTTCACCGCTATTAACTTGCCTCTCTTTAGGTTTTGTCCAAACTAACTTAACCCCTGAAAAAACACGGTTACTTGACTCTATGTTCGAAGACTTCGAACCCGGTATACTCGCTGTTTTTTTTACTTTGGCAGGTATGCATATAGTGTTGGATCAAGCGTCCATCGTGGTGACTCTGGCCTTACTCTACTTTCTAACTCGTCTTTTAGGTAAACTTTTATCGGCGCGTTTAGCAATGAAACTGGCTCGCTCAACTAAGGCCATTCGGCGCTATCTCGGACCTGCACTCATCCCGCAAGCCGGCGTAGCCGTTGGCTTAGTAGTGATACTTCAAGAAGATCCGACTTTCGCTTCAATATCGGGATTATTCGGGGCGGTAGTACTTATGGCGGTAACTATCAATGAGTTGGTGGGACCAGTAATGACTCGCTGGTCGCTGGCTAAAAGTGGTGATATCGGGCAAGACCGCTCACGCTTACTCGATTTTTTACAAGAAGAAAATATCATTACCAATCTAAACGCTGCAAATATGGCAGAAGCCATCGAGCGTTTGGTGGCACTTCTGGTACGCTCTCATCGCCTTATCAAAGTTGATGAGAAAGAACTGCGCAAGATGGTAATGATGCGAGAAGCTGAGGTCTCGACTTGCATTGGCGGTGGCTTAGCCATACCCCACGGCGAACTAGCCGGCTGCAAGCAAATGTACGGAGTTATGGGCTTAAGCAGTAAGGGTATGGCGATTGAAACTCCTGACGGCGAGCCAATACATTGCATTGTGCTGCTTGCTACACCACCAGATCAAAGACGCCGTCACCTTGAAGTATTAGCAGCTATTGCCCAAACAATTGGCTTTGACCCCGAGATAAAACAACGCCTATTCCATGCTAAAAGCCCGGCACATGCTCATGAGATATTGCATGATTCTGATGCGCTTAGCTTCAATTACTACCTCGATGAAGAAAACGATCAAGCAATGGCATCAAATCATGCTTCCTAA
- a CDS encoding S1 RNA-binding domain-containing protein, with the protein MSKLESTNSDHDKSDVFDNVEEDFASMFEASNKQKSLRLRVGDHVTARIIHMGKEDIFCAISPTQEAVIAKDDFLDEDGKLTVKVGDKIDAFVISLKSGIQLSKKLGRNTISTELLTQAVHSQLPVEGTVTAINKGGLEISVGCIRAFCPIGQVDLNFIEDPQQYIGKTLQFAVKEVREGGRNVVLSRRALLEAERCKHAKTLLAKLDIGQRLEGKVTRLATFGAFVDLGGIEGLLPISEIAHAHIDDPSSVLHLDDVITVEILRIEPDSKHPDRPRIALSRKATLPLPFIEHHSELIEGNSLPGKVSRIEKYGAFIEIFPGLEGLIHISEMSHKRVRHPSDILSVGQEISVRILSVNEADQRIGLSLKEAVVQDNLSLAPGTLIEGTVERVERYGIFMRLEGGASALLPAAETGTPPGADLAKAFAIGSTHALVVLENDDRNRMRVSKKARVAAEERQLVDSYQSQSNTSKSLGTLGDLLRAKKLKR; encoded by the coding sequence ATGAGCAAGCTTGAATCTACAAATTCTGACCATGATAAAAGTGACGTATTCGATAACGTAGAAGAAGACTTTGCTTCTATGTTTGAAGCTAGTAACAAACAAAAATCATTGCGCCTTCGTGTTGGTGATCATGTTACGGCACGTATTATTCATATGGGCAAAGAAGATATTTTTTGTGCAATAAGCCCTACTCAAGAAGCGGTTATTGCTAAAGATGACTTTTTAGATGAGGATGGCAAACTTACTGTTAAGGTAGGCGATAAAATAGATGCCTTTGTTATTTCGCTTAAAAGCGGCATACAACTTAGTAAAAAACTTGGTCGTAACACAATTAGTACCGAGCTGCTTACCCAGGCGGTGCATTCGCAACTACCGGTAGAAGGTACGGTCACTGCAATTAATAAAGGTGGCCTTGAAATAAGCGTCGGGTGTATTCGTGCCTTTTGTCCTATCGGTCAAGTTGACCTTAACTTTATTGAAGATCCGCAACAATATATTGGTAAAACCTTACAATTTGCCGTCAAAGAGGTGCGTGAGGGTGGCCGCAATGTGGTGCTATCAAGACGTGCTTTACTTGAAGCAGAGCGTTGCAAGCACGCAAAAACATTGCTTGCCAAATTAGATATTGGTCAGCGCCTTGAAGGAAAAGTAACACGATTAGCAACGTTTGGCGCTTTTGTTGATCTTGGCGGTATTGAAGGCCTTTTACCTATTTCAGAAATCGCCCACGCTCACATTGATGACCCAAGTTCAGTCTTGCATTTAGATGATGTCATAACTGTCGAAATTTTACGTATCGAACCAGATAGCAAACACCCTGATCGTCCACGTATAGCATTGTCACGCAAAGCCACCTTGCCACTACCTTTTATTGAACATCATAGTGAGTTAATCGAAGGTAATAGCTTACCTGGTAAGGTTAGCCGCATCGAAAAATATGGCGCTTTTATTGAAATTTTTCCAGGTCTTGAAGGTCTTATTCATATCAGTGAAATGAGTCATAAACGCGTACGTCACCCGAGTGACATTTTATCAGTTGGTCAAGAAATAAGCGTACGTATTCTCAGTGTAAATGAAGCAGATCAACGTATTGGTTTAAGCCTCAAAGAAGCAGTAGTACAAGATAATTTATCATTAGCTCCTGGCACCTTAATTGAAGGTACAGTCGAGCGCGTTGAACGTTACGGTATTTTTATGCGACTTGAAGGTGGCGCTAGCGCTTTATTACCAGCTGCTGAAACTGGTACACCACCTGGCGCTGATCTTGCGAAAGCTTTTGCTATTGGCAGCACTCATGCACTTGTGGTTTTAGAAAATGATGACCGTAATCGAATGCGAGTATCTAAAAAAGCACGTGTTGCAGCCGAAGAGCGTCAGTTAGTAGATAGCTATCAGTCACAAAGCAATACTTCAAAAAGCTTAGGTACATTAGGCGATTTGTTACGGGCAAAAAAACTCAAACGTTAA